A portion of the Bacillus thuringiensis genome contains these proteins:
- a CDS encoding NAD(P)/FAD-dependent oxidoreductase has protein sequence MKLMTGKLFWNTGVSVPCYQLLENDMICDVLVVGSGEAGAHIAHSLAKIGMSVTLIEKRAIACGSTAANTGLLQFLHDKSLTSLIHTFGKDKGIRAYKLCYEALRTMEEAIPTLDIDPHFIPRNSLYYASKSEDVSFLQEEYNTLQNYGFPVEYFTEADIKKRYSFAKQAALYTQGDAEVNPYLLAHSFLHKANQMGANIYEHTEAIHIKKRQNDLICYTKTGNQIVAKNIIMATGYEALFGKKEKNTTVETSYAIVTNEIDQFEGWHEQSLIWETARPYLYFRTYQNRIIVGGLDEAMQIQTIGDTKLLHKRDILINIVKEMFPQYKNIQADYYWAAAFGGTHDGLPILKEDEKIHNLFYALPYGGNGTVYGMVFAKLFEQLFTNKEREDFSLFNR, from the coding sequence ATGAAACTTATGACTGGTAAGTTGTTTTGGAATACAGGGGTTTCTGTACCTTGTTATCAACTGTTAGAAAATGATATGATATGTGATGTGCTTGTAGTCGGGAGCGGCGAAGCCGGTGCTCATATAGCGCATTCATTAGCGAAAATTGGCATGAGTGTTACACTTATTGAAAAAAGAGCAATTGCGTGTGGTAGCACAGCTGCTAATACAGGCTTACTACAATTTCTTCATGATAAATCGTTAACCTCTCTTATCCATACATTTGGTAAAGACAAAGGGATACGAGCATATAAACTTTGTTATGAAGCGCTAAGAACAATGGAAGAGGCTATACCGACTCTTGATATTGATCCCCATTTTATTCCGCGAAATAGTTTATATTATGCAAGTAAAAGTGAGGATGTCTCATTTTTACAAGAGGAATATAATACGTTACAGAATTATGGATTTCCAGTTGAATATTTTACAGAAGCTGATATTAAGAAACGTTATTCTTTTGCAAAACAAGCAGCGTTATATACGCAAGGTGATGCTGAGGTGAATCCGTATTTATTAGCACATAGTTTTTTGCATAAAGCAAACCAAATGGGAGCTAATATATATGAACATACAGAGGCAATACATATAAAAAAACGCCAAAATGATTTAATTTGTTACACGAAAACAGGAAATCAAATTGTAGCAAAGAATATTATTATGGCGACAGGTTATGAAGCGCTTTTTGGAAAAAAAGAAAAAAATACAACAGTAGAAACTTCTTATGCAATTGTAACAAATGAAATAGATCAGTTTGAAGGCTGGCATGAGCAATCGTTAATTTGGGAAACGGCACGGCCCTACTTATATTTTCGAACGTATCAAAACCGCATTATTGTAGGCGGATTAGATGAAGCGATGCAAATTCAAACAATCGGTGATACGAAATTATTGCATAAGCGTGATATCCTTATTAATATTGTAAAAGAGATGTTCCCGCAGTATAAAAATATACAGGCAGACTACTATTGGGCAGCAGCATTTGGTGGTACTCATGATGGTCTCCCCATTTTAAAAGAAGACGAAAAGATACATAATTTATTTTACGCATTGCCGTATGGGGGGAATGGAACTGTATATGGAATGGTCTTTGCCAAATTATTTGAACAGTTATTTACAAATAAAGAAAGGGAAGATTTTTCTTTATTTAATCGATAG
- a CDS encoding TrkH family potassium uptake protein — MRDIKKFLQKLRPVQLIVLFYLLAVVVSVILLSLPFVTKPGVKWTFIDALFTSVSAVSVTGLSVITISDTFTTAGIIVLALILQLGGLGIMALGTFVWIITGKKIGLQRRRLIMADHNQGNLSGLVELMRSILIVIISIELIGAILLGTRFLLYFPTWQEAYFHGFFAAVSATTNGGFDLTGQSLIPYKKDYIVQMIHMLLIILGAIGFPVLMEVKQFLSKRGQQLFRFSLFTKLTTTTFFALVVVGTIMIFLLERNHFLVGKSWHETVFYTLFQSVTTRSGGLATMDIRELSQPTLLFMSILMFIGASPSSVGGGIRTTTFAVSILSLYTFARGGRTVRVFKRQLHEEDVLKASVVMTMGILLCATALFILSITENVPLMSLIVEVCSAFGTTGLSTGVTPDLTTVGKLVLIVLMFIGRVGILTFILASGGREQPPRYKYPKERIIIG, encoded by the coding sequence ATGAGAGATATAAAAAAGTTTTTACAAAAATTACGTCCAGTACAACTCATTGTTTTATTTTATTTATTAGCAGTAGTTGTATCGGTAATCTTGCTTAGTTTACCGTTTGTTACGAAACCTGGTGTGAAATGGACATTTATAGATGCCCTTTTTACATCGGTTAGTGCGGTAAGTGTTACGGGACTGTCTGTTATTACGATTTCAGATACGTTTACTACAGCAGGAATTATTGTTTTAGCCCTTATTTTACAATTAGGCGGCTTAGGAATTATGGCGCTTGGTACATTTGTTTGGATCATTACGGGGAAAAAGATTGGTTTGCAAAGAAGAAGATTAATTATGGCAGACCATAATCAAGGAAATTTATCGGGTCTTGTAGAATTGATGCGTTCTATTTTAATTGTAATTATTTCGATAGAACTTATTGGAGCAATCCTATTAGGTACAAGATTTTTACTTTACTTTCCGACTTGGCAAGAAGCTTATTTTCACGGTTTCTTTGCAGCAGTTAGTGCGACTACGAACGGCGGATTTGATTTAACAGGACAATCGTTAATTCCGTATAAAAAAGATTATATTGTTCAAATGATTCATATGCTACTAATTATTTTAGGAGCAATTGGTTTCCCTGTGCTAATGGAAGTGAAACAATTCCTTAGTAAAAGAGGACAACAATTATTTCGTTTTTCATTATTTACAAAATTGACGACAACAACATTTTTTGCACTCGTTGTTGTTGGTACAATTATGATTTTTTTACTGGAGAGAAATCACTTTTTAGTAGGAAAGTCATGGCATGAAACGGTATTTTATACATTATTCCAATCTGTGACGACGCGAAGTGGTGGACTTGCTACGATGGATATACGTGAATTGTCACAACCGACGCTTTTATTTATGAGTATATTAATGTTTATAGGGGCATCTCCAAGTTCGGTTGGGGGCGGAATACGTACAACAACATTTGCTGTTAGTATATTGTCACTATACACCTTTGCAAGAGGCGGTAGAACAGTTAGAGTCTTCAAACGTCAGCTACATGAAGAGGATGTACTAAAAGCATCTGTCGTTATGACGATGGGGATTTTGTTATGTGCTACTGCGCTATTCATTTTATCTATTACGGAAAATGTACCGCTTATGAGCTTAATTGTTGAAGTTTGTTCTGCTTTCGGAACGACGGGATTATCAACAGGTGTTACGCCTGATTTAACAACTGTTGGGAAACTTGTACTCATTGTGCTTATGTTCATCGGACGCGTTGGTATTTTAACATTTATTTTAGCTAGTGGTGGAAGGGAACAACCACCTCGCTATAAATACCCGAAAGAGCGGATTATTATTGGATAG
- a CDS encoding DUF3905 domain-containing protein translates to MKKKEKIQSPILDETLPHQMNFPSFKGTGKTMQQPFVNQYDVVIGDSKYNSENSPLNNWSDEVDPAIMAGDEWIHPTNDIGWISEENQELLKNESDNKNEAFMHPQFGIND, encoded by the coding sequence TTGAAGAAAAAAGAAAAGATTCAATCACCAATTTTAGACGAAACGCTCCCGCATCAAATGAATTTTCCATCTTTTAAAGGAACAGGAAAAACGATGCAACAACCTTTTGTGAATCAATATGATGTTGTAATTGGAGACAGTAAATATAATTCCGAGAACAGTCCGCTTAACAATTGGAGTGATGAAGTAGATCCTGCCATTATGGCTGGCGATGAGTGGATCCATCCTACAAATGATATTGGGTGGATTTCAGAAGAAAATCAAGAGTTGCTAAAAAACGAATCAGATAATAAAAATGAAGCTTTTATGCATCCACAATTTGGAATTAACGACTAA
- a CDS encoding putative 2-aminoethylphosphonate ABC transporter substrate-binding protein, with the protein MKKTIFKAVATGMVFSLLMGCGAKKEESAGAKVKDDKLSGSLTVYTAIEEELVPIYLDSFKKKYPDVKLNIVRDSTGVITAKLLAEGKNTQADVVWGTAASSLLALDKKDMLKGYSPKGADRVLPQFKDDKQPEKWVGNTAFMTGIAVNKEELKKKNLPMPESYEDLTKPEYKGTLVMPHPASSGTGFLTVSAWLQIMGEDKGWDYMKKLHDNMASYTHSGSKPAKLAGAGEYPVGVSMVYSALKEKQKGAPVEVVLPKEGLGWEVEANALIKKDNAKNDKIAQAFLDWAITDDVMKLYFEKNGFATIKNDYKLPEGFPKDVTEKLYKKNDFKWAAENRDKILEKWEKEFGQKAEPKK; encoded by the coding sequence GTGAAAAAAACAATCTTTAAAGCTGTAGCAACTGGAATGGTATTTTCGTTATTAATGGGGTGTGGTGCAAAGAAGGAGGAAAGTGCTGGAGCGAAAGTGAAAGATGACAAATTATCTGGATCATTAACTGTTTACACAGCAATTGAAGAAGAGCTTGTACCAATTTATCTTGATTCCTTTAAAAAGAAATATCCTGATGTGAAATTGAACATTGTACGTGATTCAACAGGAGTTATTACTGCGAAATTGCTAGCTGAAGGGAAAAATACACAAGCAGATGTTGTATGGGGAACTGCGGCATCAAGTCTATTAGCTTTAGATAAAAAAGATATGTTAAAAGGATACTCTCCAAAAGGAGCAGATCGTGTTCTTCCGCAATTTAAAGATGATAAGCAACCTGAAAAATGGGTAGGAAATACTGCATTTATGACGGGGATTGCTGTAAATAAAGAAGAGTTAAAGAAGAAAAATTTACCGATGCCAGAATCATATGAAGATTTAACGAAACCAGAGTATAAAGGAACACTTGTTATGCCACATCCAGCATCATCTGGAACAGGATTTTTAACAGTTTCTGCATGGCTACAAATCATGGGTGAAGATAAAGGCTGGGATTACATGAAGAAACTTCATGATAATATGGCAAGTTATACGCATTCAGGATCAAAACCAGCGAAATTAGCAGGAGCAGGTGAATATCCAGTCGGTGTATCAATGGTTTATAGTGCTTTAAAAGAGAAACAAAAAGGTGCACCAGTTGAAGTTGTACTGCCGAAAGAAGGATTAGGCTGGGAAGTAGAAGCGAACGCACTTATTAAGAAAGATAATGCGAAAAATGATAAAATAGCGCAAGCATTTTTAGATTGGGCAATTACTGATGATGTAATGAAGTTATACTTTGAGAAAAATGGATTTGCGACAATTAAAAATGATTATAAACTTCCAGAGGGGTTCCCGAAAGATGTTACTGAAAAATTATATAAAAAGAATGACTTTAAATGGGCAGCAGAAAATCGTGACAAAATTTTAGAAAAATGGGAAAAAGAGTTTGGCCAAAAAGCAGAACCGAAAAAGTAA
- a CDS encoding putative 2-aminoethylphosphonate ABC transporter ATP-binding protein: MSEYLSIQHIQKQFDAFTALKDISFTVNKNEFVCLLGPSGCGKTTLLRILAGLEEPTTGSIAVNGKDITALPPGKRNFGMVFQSYALFPNLTALENIEYGLKTKKYGKAEVKEKALDALKLVDLLNVKDKYPAQMSGGQQQRVALARALALSPDILLLDEPLSALDAKVREKLRREMRDLQEKIGITTIMVTHDQEEALTMADKIVVMNHAEIMQIGTPEEIYQRPANPFVADFIGSINFFSKNNEEHAIRPEHVTIVQKDGIKTVVESMEFRGSVYRTEVRVVEENTHLYNEKIVVDILASEVEATAIRKGKPIQISFSENHMLSYGKKVIV, encoded by the coding sequence ATGAGCGAATATTTATCAATTCAACACATTCAAAAACAGTTTGATGCATTTACAGCGTTAAAAGATATTTCTTTTACTGTGAACAAAAATGAGTTTGTTTGTTTATTAGGCCCGAGTGGCTGTGGGAAAACGACGTTGCTTCGCATTTTAGCGGGACTAGAGGAACCAACGACTGGCAGTATAGCTGTGAATGGAAAAGATATTACAGCATTGCCTCCTGGAAAGAGAAACTTCGGAATGGTTTTCCAATCGTATGCTTTATTTCCGAATTTAACAGCACTTGAAAATATTGAATACGGCTTAAAGACAAAAAAATATGGGAAAGCAGAAGTGAAAGAGAAAGCGCTAGATGCGTTAAAACTTGTAGATTTGCTGAATGTAAAAGATAAATATCCTGCTCAAATGTCTGGTGGACAACAGCAGCGAGTAGCACTTGCACGTGCGCTCGCTCTGTCTCCAGATATTTTGTTACTCGATGAGCCGTTATCAGCTTTAGATGCAAAAGTGCGTGAAAAATTACGTAGGGAAATGCGTGATTTGCAAGAGAAAATAGGAATAACGACGATTATGGTAACGCATGATCAAGAAGAGGCATTAACGATGGCTGATAAAATTGTTGTAATGAATCATGCGGAAATTATGCAGATTGGAACACCAGAGGAGATTTATCAAAGACCAGCCAATCCGTTTGTGGCAGATTTTATTGGTTCTATTAATTTCTTTTCGAAAAATAACGAAGAACATGCAATTCGTCCTGAACATGTAACAATTGTACAAAAGGACGGTATTAAAACAGTTGTGGAAAGTATGGAATTTCGCGGATCTGTATATCGGACGGAAGTTCGAGTCGTAGAAGAAAACACACACCTTTATAATGAGAAAATTGTAGTGGATATATTAGCATCAGAAGTAGAAGCAACGGCTATTAGAAAAGGAAAGCCGATTCAAATCTCTTTCTCAGAAAATCATATGTTGTCATATGGAAAGAAGGTCATTGTATAG
- a CDS encoding putative 2-aminoethylphosphonate ABC transporter permease subunit, with translation MEMLENYKVESTKKKIKRSIGKEEWIQRLVIIGMILSFLIILVLPLLQLFTQAFYNKDGVFIGLANFSKYFTTPTLVQSLQNTVWISGVTTIISVAIAFVYAYAIARTNVFGKRVFQYVALLPLFAPTMMHGIALTYLFGNQGLVTKGMFGLFEGIQIPLYGPVGIVIAEVMYTFPQAFLILLIAFQGSDYRLYEASNMLGASKTKQFFTVTLPSVKYGLISAMFVVFTLSFTDFGAPKIVGGQYNVLATDVYKQVIGQQNMPMGATVGMILLIPAIFAFVVDRITQRKQANFLSSKAVPYRIIANKKRDVISFIYCSVITLMIILLFVAVGIAASVKVWPYNMSFTFEHFNFSSLTGDGLEAFTNSVIVSAVTAVIGAILTFVFAYAIEKIDQLQFFRKTGYFFSIVPLAIPGLVLGLGYVFFFSQPTIQILGLSVTNPFHSLYGTIAVLVLVNIIHFYSVTFVTATTALKKLDREFELVSQSMGIPFYKTFFRVTVPMCLPAILEMVMYYFVNSMVTVSAVVFLYAADFKLAAVSIVNMDDAGNVAPAAAMSVLIVVTNIVVRVVYEWGTKALRNRTSQWQKR, from the coding sequence ATGGAGATGTTAGAAAACTATAAGGTAGAAAGTACGAAAAAAAAGATTAAGAGAAGTATAGGGAAAGAGGAATGGATCCAAAGGCTTGTAATTATCGGTATGATTCTTTCCTTCCTTATCATACTTGTACTACCGCTATTACAACTATTTACACAAGCTTTTTATAATAAAGATGGAGTTTTCATTGGTTTAGCGAATTTCAGTAAATATTTCACAACACCAACTTTAGTGCAGTCTTTACAAAATACAGTATGGATTTCGGGCGTAACAACAATTATTTCAGTTGCAATCGCATTTGTTTACGCATATGCAATTGCCCGTACGAATGTTTTTGGAAAGCGCGTATTTCAGTATGTAGCGTTATTACCATTGTTCGCACCAACGATGATGCACGGTATAGCACTTACATATTTATTTGGTAATCAAGGGCTAGTAACGAAAGGAATGTTTGGTTTATTTGAAGGTATACAAATCCCTTTATATGGACCAGTAGGAATTGTAATAGCTGAAGTTATGTATACATTTCCGCAAGCCTTTCTCATATTGCTAATTGCCTTTCAAGGATCTGATTATCGTTTATATGAAGCTTCTAATATGTTAGGGGCGAGTAAAACAAAGCAATTTTTCACGGTTACTTTACCTAGTGTAAAGTACGGATTAATTAGTGCAATGTTTGTTGTGTTTACACTTAGTTTTACTGATTTTGGGGCACCAAAAATTGTTGGTGGGCAATATAATGTGCTTGCTACTGACGTATACAAACAAGTGATTGGACAACAAAATATGCCGATGGGTGCAACTGTCGGAATGATTTTATTAATCCCAGCTATATTCGCATTTGTAGTTGATCGTATTACGCAAAGAAAGCAGGCGAATTTCTTATCTTCAAAGGCAGTACCATACAGAATAATAGCTAATAAGAAAAGAGATGTAATCTCATTCATATATTGTAGTGTGATTACCCTTATGATCATTCTATTATTTGTTGCAGTTGGTATTGCTGCAAGTGTGAAAGTATGGCCATATAATATGAGTTTTACATTTGAGCATTTTAATTTTTCAAGTTTAACAGGAGATGGACTTGAAGCATTTACAAATAGCGTAATTGTTTCAGCAGTTACAGCAGTTATCGGGGCGATTTTAACATTTGTATTCGCATATGCAATTGAGAAAATAGACCAGCTACAATTTTTCAGAAAAACAGGTTACTTTTTCTCTATAGTGCCGTTAGCGATACCAGGTTTAGTACTCGGATTAGGATATGTCTTTTTCTTTAGTCAACCAACGATTCAAATTCTTGGACTATCAGTAACGAATCCGTTTCATTCTTTATACGGAACAATTGCTGTATTAGTACTAGTAAATATCATTCATTTTTATTCTGTAACATTTGTTACGGCAACGACTGCCTTAAAGAAATTAGACCGAGAGTTTGAGCTTGTTTCGCAGTCGATGGGTATTCCGTTTTATAAAACATTCTTCCGAGTAACAGTACCAATGTGTTTACCAGCAATTTTAGAAATGGTAATGTACTACTTCGTAAATTCAATGGTAACTGTATCGGCAGTTGTGTTCCTATATGCAGCTGATTTTAAACTAGCTGCCGTATCAATCGTAAATATGGATGATGCAGGAAATGTAGCGCCAGCAGCTGCAATGAGTGTACTTATTGTTGTTACAAATATTGTAGTGAGAGTTGTATATGAATGGGGAACGAAAGCACTTCGTAACCGAACTTCACAATGGCAAAAAAGATAA
- the phnX gene encoding phosphonoacetaldehyde hydrolase, which translates to MKIEAVIFDWAGTTVDYGCFAPLEVFMKIFHKRGVEITAEEARKPMGLLKIDHVRALTEMPRIADEWKRVFGQLPTEADIHEMYEEFEEILFSILPNYATPINGVKEVIASLRERGIKIGSTTGYTREMMDIVAKEAALQGYKPDFLVTPDDVPAGRPYPWMCYKNAMELGVYPMNHMIKVGDTVSDMKEGRNAGMWTVGVILGSSELGLTEEEVESMDSVELREKIEIVRNRFVENGAHFTIETMQELENVMEHIEKQELIIS; encoded by the coding sequence ATGAAAATTGAAGCAGTTATTTTTGATTGGGCAGGTACGACGGTTGATTACGGATGTTTTGCACCACTAGAAGTATTCATGAAGATTTTTCATAAACGCGGCGTTGAAATTACAGCAGAAGAAGCACGTAAGCCAATGGGATTATTAAAAATAGATCATGTAAGGGCACTAACAGAAATGCCTCGTATTGCGGATGAGTGGAAGCGTGTCTTCGGTCAATTACCAACAGAAGCAGACATTCATGAGATGTATGAAGAGTTTGAAGAAATTCTCTTTTCTATTTTGCCAAATTATGCCACGCCGATTAATGGGGTAAAAGAAGTAATCGCTTCTTTACGTGAGAGAGGCATTAAAATCGGTTCAACAACTGGTTATACGAGAGAAATGATGGATATTGTAGCAAAGGAAGCAGCGTTACAAGGATATAAACCTGATTTTCTTGTTACGCCAGATGATGTTCCAGCAGGCCGCCCATACCCATGGATGTGCTATAAAAATGCAATGGAACTTGGTGTGTATCCGATGAACCATATGATAAAAGTAGGGGACACAGTATCAGATATGAAAGAAGGTAGAAATGCTGGAATGTGGACAGTTGGTGTAATTCTTGGAAGTAGTGAGCTCGGTTTAACGGAAGAGGAAGTGGAGAGTATGGATTCGGTAGAGCTTCGTGAAAAAATAGAAATAGTTCGTAATCGGTTTGTTGAAAATGGGGCTCATTTTACGATTGAAACGATGCAGGAGCTCGAAAACGTAATGGAACATATCGAGAAACAAGAACTTATTATTTCATAA
- the phnW gene encoding 2-aminoethylphosphonate--pyruvate transaminase produces the protein MNENHYLLLTPGPLTTTKSVKEVMLYDWCTWDVEYNTMVQEVRAKLVSLATKEEEKYTTVLMQGSGTFSVEAVIGSVIKENGKLLVCTNGAYGKRIVQMAEMLQIDVVVSQTEEWEPTNIVEVEKLLEEDKEITHIAVVHCETTTGIINPIVDVCKLGKQYGKVTIVDAMSSFGGIEIDIADLQIDFLISSANKCIQGVPGFGFVIAKRDELLKCKGQGRSLSLDLYDQWETMEKQNGKWRFTSPTHVVHAFYQALLELEKEGGVRARYNRYYNNQKLLVNRMGEIGFKALVDEKYQSPIITSFIYPKEEFEFQQLYNELKRYGFVIYPGKISKVDTFRIGNIGDVHEEDINRLVDSIAKGAVIG, from the coding sequence ATGAATGAAAATCACTACTTATTATTAACACCAGGACCATTAACGACAACAAAATCAGTAAAAGAAGTTATGCTATACGATTGGTGTACGTGGGATGTTGAATATAATACGATGGTGCAAGAAGTAAGAGCTAAACTTGTATCGCTAGCGACGAAGGAAGAAGAGAAATATACAACAGTGTTAATGCAAGGAAGCGGTACGTTTTCAGTTGAAGCAGTAATTGGTTCTGTTATTAAGGAAAATGGGAAGCTTCTCGTTTGTACAAATGGTGCGTACGGTAAGCGCATTGTACAAATGGCAGAGATGTTACAGATTGATGTAGTGGTCAGTCAAACAGAAGAGTGGGAACCTACTAATATTGTAGAAGTAGAAAAGTTATTGGAAGAAGATAAAGAGATTACACATATTGCAGTTGTTCACTGTGAAACAACGACAGGCATTATAAATCCAATTGTAGATGTATGTAAATTAGGAAAGCAGTATGGAAAGGTTACAATTGTTGATGCGATGAGTAGTTTCGGCGGGATTGAAATAGACATTGCTGATTTACAAATTGATTTTTTAATTAGTAGTGCGAATAAGTGTATTCAAGGGGTTCCTGGATTCGGATTTGTAATCGCAAAACGTGATGAATTATTGAAGTGTAAAGGGCAAGGACGCTCTTTATCTCTTGATTTATATGATCAATGGGAAACGATGGAAAAACAAAATGGGAAATGGCGTTTTACTTCACCTACACATGTTGTACATGCTTTTTATCAAGCACTACTTGAACTAGAAAAAGAGGGTGGAGTAAGAGCGCGTTACAATCGATATTACAACAATCAAAAACTACTAGTGAATAGAATGGGAGAAATCGGATTTAAGGCACTAGTAGATGAGAAATATCAATCTCCTATTATTACATCTTTTATTTATCCAAAAGAGGAGTTCGAGTTTCAACAGTTATATAACGAATTAAAGCGTTATGGATTTGTTATTTACCCTGGTAAAATTTCGAAAGTAGATACGTTCCGCATTGGAAATATCGGTGATGTACATGAAGAAGATATTAATCGCTTAGTTGATAGTATTGCTAAAGGAGCTGTTATTGGATGA
- a CDS encoding saccharopine dehydrogenase family protein, whose protein sequence is MKVFCLGGAGKICREAILDLVQFSSFETITVADFNEEEGRKVVEWLNDPRVDFVKVDVTNHEDTVAKMKDYDIVMDGTTINLNGLSTRCIAEAGCHGVNLNGFGEENESHAIFVQNEKTFLPGFGMTPGVTQMMAMHAANQLDTVESVRVSHGSYRPIAFSASITETTTYEYDPHLPSRTVYEDGEFKQVLPFARPREIELPAPYGKATQYIIPHSETITLAKALENKGVKLIETRGTWPKQNMQLVRALYDYGILRNDQIEINGKEIGIMDCISQYLLQSKEGQETELYGYALHVEVIGMKNNEKQRHVLYHTHPLSDGSVVGWEKLRAYTRNVGIPFGIAAELIANGNVNRVGVVTPEEAFENPQLIFDELAKRGIHIHEEVFTYKEKYNFV, encoded by the coding sequence ATGAAAGTATTTTGCTTAGGTGGAGCAGGTAAAATTTGTCGTGAAGCTATTTTGGATTTAGTTCAATTTTCATCTTTTGAGACGATTACAGTAGCTGATTTTAACGAGGAAGAGGGCCGTAAAGTAGTAGAATGGCTCAATGATCCTCGTGTTGATTTTGTAAAAGTAGATGTAACGAATCACGAGGATACGGTTGCAAAAATGAAAGATTATGACATTGTAATGGACGGTACGACGATAAATCTAAACGGTTTGTCGACCCGCTGTATTGCAGAAGCAGGCTGTCACGGTGTGAACTTAAATGGATTTGGTGAAGAAAATGAATCGCATGCTATATTTGTTCAAAATGAAAAAACATTTTTACCTGGATTTGGCATGACGCCAGGTGTAACGCAAATGATGGCAATGCATGCAGCAAATCAACTGGATACTGTAGAGTCCGTCCGTGTAAGTCATGGTTCGTATCGTCCGATTGCTTTTTCTGCATCAATTACAGAGACAACGACATATGAATATGATCCACATTTACCATCGCGTACAGTGTATGAAGATGGTGAATTTAAGCAAGTACTTCCGTTTGCGCGTCCGAGAGAAATAGAATTGCCAGCGCCTTATGGTAAGGCAACGCAGTATATCATTCCGCATTCTGAAACGATTACGTTAGCAAAGGCATTAGAAAATAAAGGTGTTAAACTGATAGAGACGAGAGGAACTTGGCCGAAGCAAAATATGCAACTTGTACGTGCTTTATATGATTACGGCATATTGCGTAATGATCAGATTGAAATAAACGGGAAAGAAATAGGCATTATGGATTGTATTTCGCAGTATTTATTGCAATCGAAAGAAGGACAAGAAACAGAGCTTTATGGTTATGCACTTCATGTAGAAGTAATAGGTATGAAAAATAATGAGAAGCAAAGACATGTGTTATATCATACACACCCGTTATCTGATGGTTCTGTTGTAGGATGGGAAAAATTAAGAGCGTATACGAGAAACGTCGGTATTCCATTTGGGATTGCTGCAGAGTTAATTGCAAATGGAAATGTAAATAGGGTGGGTGTTGTTACGCCGGAAGAAGCTTTTGAAAATCCACAATTGATTTTTGATGAGCTAGCAAAGCGCGGTATTCATATTCATGAAGAAGTTTTCACTTACAAAGAAAAGTATAACTTTGTATAA
- a CDS encoding DeoR/GlpR family DNA-binding transcription regulator, giving the protein MSVVGEERKRTILEKVEFKGKVKVSELAREFAVSTETIRRYLEELDREKKLKKVYGGAVQLPGAGIEAPMLEREMLHIEEKKRIGYKAATFVEDGDVIAIDDGSTPLQMVPYLVHRKNLTIVTSSFPVATQLISSINKKMFHGEVLFIGGKVSPKHSRVSGSISQQVIQQFHFHKAFVSIDGLLPSFGVSSFELEKAKLSEAMMKLAEKTYILCDHTKVGVKGNYRIAAFSRIQHVICDKKMPYSFEEELMKHNIQWTVC; this is encoded by the coding sequence ATGTCTGTAGTAGGAGAAGAAAGAAAGCGAACCATTCTTGAAAAGGTAGAATTTAAAGGGAAAGTAAAGGTTTCAGAATTAGCGAGAGAATTTGCTGTATCAACAGAAACGATTCGTCGATATTTAGAAGAATTAGATCGTGAAAAGAAGCTGAAGAAAGTGTATGGTGGAGCTGTTCAACTTCCAGGCGCTGGGATAGAGGCACCAATGTTAGAAAGAGAAATGCTACATATAGAAGAGAAGAAAAGAATTGGTTATAAAGCAGCGACATTTGTAGAAGATGGTGATGTCATTGCAATTGATGATGGAAGTACACCGCTTCAAATGGTTCCATATCTTGTTCATCGTAAAAACTTAACGATTGTAACGAGTTCATTTCCGGTCGCAACACAATTAATTTCTTCTATTAATAAAAAGATGTTTCATGGTGAAGTTTTATTTATAGGTGGAAAAGTGTCTCCAAAGCATTCGCGTGTATCGGGATCTATTTCGCAGCAAGTAATACAGCAATTCCATTTTCATAAAGCGTTTGTTTCGATTGATGGGCTATTACCTAGTTTTGGAGTTTCCAGCTTTGAATTAGAGAAAGCGAAATTGTCAGAGGCGATGATGAAATTAGCTGAGAAGACATATATTTTATGTGATCATACGAAGGTAGGCGTGAAAGGGAATTATCGTATAGCAGCATTTTCACGTATTCAACATGTAATTTGTGATAAAAAAATGCCATATAGTTTTGAAGAAGAACTTATGAAGCATAATATTCAGTGGACAGTTTGTTAA